Proteins encoded within one genomic window of Spirochaeta isovalerica:
- a CDS encoding adenine phosphoribosyltransferase, producing MKEFNLDDVIRKVPDFPKPGILFYDITSIMMNPEAFKWVLDKMAEVFSSRNIGAVAAVESRGFIFAAPLAEKLGLPLILVRKAGKLPGETLKKSYELEYGEATIEIHKADIPVGKNVLIVDDLLATGGTLKAAADLLIEGGAEVTDVFSVIGLPFLNYSEVLKDFKITTFIDYDSE from the coding sequence TTGAAAGAGTTTAATCTTGATGATGTCATCAGAAAAGTTCCCGATTTTCCCAAACCGGGTATTCTTTTTTATGATATTACAAGCATTATGATGAATCCCGAGGCGTTTAAATGGGTATTGGATAAAATGGCTGAGGTTTTTTCAAGCCGTAATATCGGTGCCGTCGCCGCAGTTGAATCGAGGGGATTCATTTTTGCTGCCCCCCTTGCCGAAAAACTGGGACTTCCGCTGATCCTTGTCCGCAAGGCGGGAAAACTTCCCGGGGAGACTCTAAAAAAATCATACGAACTCGAGTACGGCGAAGCGACCATAGAAATTCATAAAGCGGATATCCCCGTGGGAAAGAATGTCCTTATCGTTGATGATCTGCTGGCGACAGGCGGAACTCTAAAAGCGGCTGCTGATCTGCTGATTGAAGGCGGAGCGGAAGTAACCGATGTTTTCAGTGTTATAGGTCTTCCGTTTCTCAACTATTCGGAAGTACTCAAAGACTTTAAAATAACTACATTTA
- a CDS encoding AAA family ATPase, whose protein sequence is MKQIIPVASGKGGVGKTTTVANLGISLARKGKTVIMIDLDLGESNLHTVMGIKNIKPGLGHFINKREDSFESLIQETGFERLYLITGDSLFPGAANLPYFQKKKIIKSIRELTADYILLDIGSGSSYNVIDFFLISPENIIVTIPETTALLNAYSFLKNALYRLIYLALPPHSEERDYFNEFSRESIEKGENNLSNLVKVIGSFSEELSGRISHSLTQFSPHVIFNMSLNDDEKFITDKLIKITDKNLGKKIRTAGQIPWVNEMRRSSIIMKPYLQLYENSVYENAMNHLVSYIEENFKFRFN, encoded by the coding sequence ATGAAACAAATTATACCTGTAGCCAGCGGTAAAGGCGGAGTCGGAAAAACGACGACTGTAGCCAATCTCGGTATTTCACTTGCCAGGAAGGGAAAAACAGTCATAATGATCGACCTTGATCTGGGAGAATCCAATCTGCATACGGTCATGGGTATAAAAAATATTAAACCCGGTCTGGGTCACTTCATCAACAAGAGAGAGGATTCCTTCGAATCTCTCATTCAGGAAACCGGATTTGAGCGGCTTTACCTCATTACCGGCGATTCTCTCTTTCCCGGAGCAGCCAATCTGCCCTATTTCCAGAAAAAGAAAATCATCAAATCCATAAGAGAGCTGACAGCCGATTATATCCTTCTCGATATCGGATCCGGTTCATCCTATAACGTCATCGATTTTTTTCTGATTTCTCCTGAGAATATTATCGTGACCATTCCCGAGACCACAGCGCTCCTGAACGCCTATTCTTTTCTAAAAAATGCTCTGTACAGATTGATTTATCTGGCGCTCCCGCCTCATAGCGAGGAAAGAGATTATTTTAATGAATTCAGCAGGGAATCTATCGAAAAAGGAGAAAACAATCTCTCCAATCTGGTAAAAGTCATAGGATCTTTCAGTGAAGAGCTCAGCGGCAGAATCAGCCATTCCCTCACACAATTCAGCCCCCATGTCATTTTTAATATGTCATTGAACGATGATGAAAAATTCATCACCGACAAACTGATCAAAATCACAGATAAGAATCTGGGAAAAAAAATCCGCACGGCGGGTCAGATCCCCTGGGTCAATGAAATGCGGCGTTCTTCCATAATTATGAAACCCTATCTGCAATTATATGAGAACAGCGTGTATGAAAATGCTATGAACCACCTGGTGAGCTATATCGAAGAGAATTTTAAATTCCGATTCAATTAA
- the tsaD gene encoding tRNA (adenosine(37)-N6)-threonylcarbamoyltransferase complex transferase subunit TsaD, translating to MLVLGIESSCDECSVAVVEDGKRILSNVIATQIDLHKPFNGVVPEIASRLHTEWIYPVVEESLAEAGVSVDQIDGIAVTNRPGLVGSLLVGLSFAKGLAWSLNIPFVGVDHIRAHLYAPHLEYEIEYPYIGLLVSGGHTIISKVSGFDDVEVLGTTIDDACGEAFDKVAKFYNFGYPGGVIIDKMSEKGDPKAFSFPKPNLHKGDHTYDVSYSGLKTAVINQLDQFHNEGYEKSPENIAASFQKTAIDILIKRLKKAVKNTGLTRVVAGGGVTANSYFRKAISSIYGIEAYYPSLKLCTDNGAMIAAIGYHYLKKGDVSDLTVNAMARVASFKRKYP from the coding sequence ATGTTGGTATTAGGTATAGAGAGTTCCTGCGATGAATGTTCCGTAGCTGTCGTTGAAGATGGTAAAAGAATCCTGAGCAATGTCATCGCAACGCAGATAGATCTTCACAAACCCTTTAACGGAGTTGTTCCGGAAATCGCTTCACGTCTCCATACTGAATGGATTTATCCCGTGGTCGAGGAGTCTCTTGCCGAAGCGGGAGTCTCTGTGGATCAGATCGACGGCATCGCCGTAACCAACAGACCGGGGCTAGTCGGCTCTCTGCTTGTCGGGCTTTCCTTTGCCAAGGGGCTTGCATGGTCTCTAAACATCCCTTTTGTCGGTGTTGATCATATCCGGGCTCACCTCTATGCCCCTCACCTGGAGTACGAGATTGAGTATCCCTATATCGGTCTTCTCGTATCGGGCGGTCACACCATTATTTCCAAAGTATCCGGTTTCGACGATGTTGAGGTTCTGGGAACGACTATTGACGATGCCTGTGGAGAAGCTTTTGATAAAGTCGCCAAGTTTTATAATTTCGGTTACCCGGGCGGTGTCATCATTGATAAAATGTCTGAAAAAGGAGATCCGAAAGCGTTTTCCTTTCCCAAACCGAATCTGCATAAAGGGGATCATACTTATGATGTTTCCTATTCGGGATTGAAAACGGCCGTTATCAATCAGCTCGATCAGTTTCACAATGAAGGATATGAGAAATCTCCGGAGAATATCGCGGCGTCTTTTCAGAAAACTGCAATTGATATACTGATCAAAAGACTGAAGAAAGCTGTGAAAAATACCGGTTTGACCAGAGTTGTTGCTGGAGGCGGTGTTACGGCTAACAGCTATTTCAGAAAGGCTATATCTTCAATTTACGGAATCGAAGCCTATTACCCCTCTCTGAAGCTCTGTACGGATAATGGAGCCATGATAGCTGCCATAGGCTATCATTACCTGAAGAAGGGAGATGTCTCCGACCTAACAGTCAATGCTATGGCGAGAGTGGCTTCCTTTAAAAGGAAATATCCCTGA
- a CDS encoding sigma-70 family RNA polymerase sigma factor — translation MSKKSTIDHEDALKTYFEQISQFPLLTFEQEMDLSRRIEQGDELARQELINSNLRLVVKIAKAYTGTDLNLLDLIQEGNLGLIRSAGKFDYRKSVRFSTYASWWIKQSIVRAISNKKRAIRLPHRKEETLRRIQSTINTLTQINMRNPSIEEIAEYAGMEPDEVVSILEISNAVVSLDSEINLDNGTLLDVVEDNTYAPDEELIRKSIKEDTVRFLETLMEREKEILKYRFSFYGGEKYTLKRIGEEMGISPETVRQIEIRALRKLRDQAEEYKEFLFN, via the coding sequence ATGAGTAAAAAGAGTACAATTGATCACGAAGATGCACTTAAAACCTATTTTGAACAAATCAGCCAATTCCCACTTTTAACATTCGAACAGGAAATGGACTTGTCCAGGCGGATCGAACAGGGCGACGAGCTTGCAAGACAGGAACTTATAAATTCAAATCTCAGGCTTGTCGTTAAAATTGCAAAGGCCTATACGGGAACCGATCTTAATCTTCTCGATCTGATTCAGGAAGGAAATCTCGGGTTGATTCGTTCAGCAGGCAAATTCGATTACAGAAAAAGTGTCAGATTCAGCACATACGCCTCATGGTGGATTAAACAATCCATTGTCAGAGCCATATCCAATAAAAAAAGAGCTATCAGACTTCCACACAGAAAAGAGGAAACGCTCAGAAGAATCCAGAGCACTATTAATACTCTGACACAAATAAATATGCGTAATCCATCCATTGAGGAAATAGCTGAATATGCGGGAATGGAACCGGACGAAGTTGTGTCTATACTGGAAATTTCCAATGCGGTTGTTTCTCTCGACAGTGAAATAAATCTGGACAACGGCACGCTTCTCGATGTCGTTGAGGATAATACCTATGCTCCTGATGAGGAATTGATCAGAAAGAGCATTAAGGAAGATACGGTCCGCTTTCTCGAAACTCTCATGGAAAGAGAAAAAGAGATACTGAAATACCGTTTTTCCTTTTATGGAGGAGAAAAATACACTTTAAAACGGATCGGAGAAGAGATGGGAATTTCTCCCGAAACTGTTCGGCAGATTGAAATCCGTGCTCTGAGAAAACTGAGAGATCAGGCTGAGGAGTACAAAGAGTTTCTCTTTAATTAA
- a CDS encoding rod-binding protein has product MDVTATGMANFSNSTIDSSLNSSLRSSHSSDEQKLREATVEFEAMFIKQMLNSMKKTVTKSGLLDGGMGQDIFEDMLYDEYAKKMAQTANLGISDMMFRQLSTQRPEF; this is encoded by the coding sequence ATGGATGTAACAGCGACGGGAATGGCAAATTTTTCTAATTCTACAATCGATTCCTCTCTGAATTCCAGCCTTAGAAGTTCCCATTCTTCCGATGAGCAGAAACTGAGGGAAGCCACAGTGGAGTTTGAGGCTATGTTCATCAAACAGATGCTGAACAGTATGAAAAAAACAGTCACGAAAAGCGGGCTTCTCGATGGCGGAATGGGGCAGGATATTTTTGAAGATATGCTATACGATGAGTACGCCAAAAAAATGGCTCAGACGGCAAATCTGGGAATTTCTGATATGATGTTCCGACAATTATCGACTCAGAGACCTGAATTCTGA
- the flgG gene encoding flagellar basal-body rod protein FlgG — MMRSLWTAASGMNAQQFNIDTISNNLSNVNTTGFKQVRADFEDLLYQTSRIAGTPATEETVVPTGIQVGHGVKVGASQRMFTQGSLQNTGNEADIAIQGEGFFRTLQLDGTYGYTRDGSFKIDSNGQFVTSNGNKMLPELVLPEDFIRESLAISQDGRVTVKIPGNDDPIQVGQLQIYRFVNPAGLQAIGDNTYKITNASGDAITGTPGFDGMGKTLQKFIENSNVSVVKEMVNMIVAQRAYELNSKAIQTSDTMLGIANNLKR; from the coding sequence ATGATGAGATCATTATGGACTGCTGCTTCAGGGATGAATGCCCAGCAGTTTAACATCGACACAATTTCAAACAATCTTTCAAACGTCAACACGACGGGTTTTAAACAGGTTCGTGCGGACTTTGAGGATCTCCTCTATCAGACATCGAGAATAGCGGGAACGCCGGCTACCGAGGAAACAGTTGTGCCGACAGGAATTCAGGTCGGTCACGGTGTCAAAGTCGGCGCTTCACAGAGAATGTTCACTCAGGGGTCTCTTCAGAATACGGGGAATGAGGCCGATATCGCCATACAGGGTGAAGGCTTCTTCCGGACCCTTCAGCTGGACGGCACCTACGGCTACACCAGAGACGGATCATTTAAAATTGACTCAAACGGACAGTTTGTCACATCAAACGGAAACAAAATGCTCCCCGAGCTCGTTCTTCCCGAAGATTTTATCCGCGAAAGTCTGGCAATCAGTCAGGACGGTAGAGTCACGGTAAAAATTCCAGGGAATGATGATCCTATTCAGGTCGGGCAGCTTCAGATTTACAGATTTGTCAATCCTGCCGGTCTCCAGGCGATCGGAGACAACACGTATAAGATTACAAACGCTTCGGGCGATGCGATAACGGGAACGCCGGGTTTTGACGGAATGGGTAAAACCCTGCAGAAATTTATCGAGAATTCAAATGTCTCTGTAGTAAAAGAAATGGTTAACATGATAGTTGCCCAGAGAGCCTACGAGCTCAACTCGAAAGCGATTCAGACCTCGGATACCATGCTGGGAATCGCCAATAACCTGAAGAGATAA
- the flgF gene encoding flagellar basal-body rod protein FlgF, which translates to MVRGIYTGASGMQAQQHRMDALANNLANVDVTGYKKDTSIQKAFPEMLMRRFNDDGVHRFPIGSVDVAPVVGKLGTGVEYNESFTVFTQGALKQTENPFDLALESEGFFSIQTNEGERYTRNGSFILGKEGYLLTKEGYHVLGENGPIQIKANNFTIDEEGNVWQNLDFADDPNRLVTMDENTWENTELVDKLKIVGFDGQGDRFIKKQGTSLWTDTTESGPAAILNDSGRPKVRQGFLEGSNVNPVREMVEMIEVNRAYEANQKVISTHDSLLDKLINNAARF; encoded by the coding sequence ATGGTTAGAGGTATCTACACAGGCGCAAGCGGGATGCAGGCTCAGCAGCATCGAATGGATGCGCTCGCCAACAATCTGGCCAATGTGGATGTCACCGGATACAAAAAGGACACTTCCATTCAAAAGGCATTTCCCGAAATGCTCATGCGGCGGTTTAACGATGACGGAGTTCACCGGTTCCCTATCGGTTCTGTCGATGTGGCGCCTGTCGTCGGAAAACTGGGTACCGGTGTCGAATACAACGAATCCTTTACTGTTTTCACTCAGGGAGCTCTCAAGCAGACGGAAAATCCCTTCGATCTGGCTCTGGAAAGCGAAGGCTTTTTCTCCATTCAGACCAATGAAGGCGAACGGTATACGAGAAACGGATCTTTCATCCTCGGAAAAGAAGGGTATCTGCTGACTAAAGAAGGGTACCATGTCCTGGGAGAAAACGGACCGATTCAGATTAAAGCCAATAACTTTACAATTGATGAAGAGGGAAACGTCTGGCAGAATCTCGATTTTGCTGATGATCCCAACCGTCTGGTAACCATGGATGAGAACACCTGGGAAAACACGGAACTTGTCGATAAACTGAAAATCGTCGGTTTCGATGGTCAGGGCGACAGGTTTATTAAGAAGCAGGGAACATCCCTGTGGACCGACACAACCGAATCCGGTCCGGCCGCCATATTGAATGATAGCGGCAGACCGAAAGTCCGTCAGGGATTTCTCGAAGGCTCCAATGTTAATCCTGTTCGGGAAATGGTGGAAATGATTGAAGTGAACAGGGCGTATGAGGCCAATCAGAAAGTGATCAGCACACACGACAGCCTTCTCGATAAACTGATAAATAATGCGGCCAGATTTTAG
- a CDS encoding YitT family protein, giving the protein MGERPQVSVYGLFKQAGGILLGSLIYGIGLSWFLLPYKVAPGGVGGLSQIFLHFFGWNAGISMLAMNIPLWLLGIFFIGREFGLGTFIGFFISSLMVDLVAPARLYKWGLLVPLIEKYNMVDGKLKHMSELAMTDEILIATIAGSIFLGVGIGLIFKSRASTGGTDIPVAFLKKKFNISVGNGYLIIETAIILFTGIMFGDLNLIMWSYFALFLSSKFVDMVTEGLSRVKAAHIICSDNEAADRIKERVFNELERGVTYIYGEGGYTGQEKKILFVSFSIRQSAQLKYIILQEDPEAFIIMNEVHDVIGSGFKSRGISL; this is encoded by the coding sequence ATGGGTGAAAGACCGCAAGTATCAGTCTACGGACTTTTTAAGCAGGCAGGAGGCATTTTATTAGGCAGTCTCATATATGGGATTGGTCTCTCCTGGTTTCTCCTGCCCTATAAAGTCGCTCCGGGAGGTGTCGGAGGGCTAAGTCAGATCTTTCTTCATTTTTTCGGGTGGAACGCCGGCATCTCCATGCTTGCAATGAATATTCCTCTCTGGCTGCTGGGTATCTTTTTTATCGGGCGGGAATTCGGTCTGGGAACATTCATCGGCTTTTTTATCAGTTCCCTTATGGTCGATCTGGTAGCCCCTGCCAGATTGTATAAATGGGGTCTCCTCGTTCCGCTTATAGAGAAATACAATATGGTTGACGGGAAGCTTAAACACATGTCCGAACTGGCGATGACTGATGAAATCCTGATCGCCACTATCGCCGGATCAATCTTTCTGGGAGTGGGTATCGGGCTTATCTTCAAATCCCGCGCTTCAACCGGCGGAACAGATATCCCTGTCGCTTTCCTGAAGAAAAAATTCAATATTTCAGTGGGTAACGGATATCTTATCATTGAAACGGCAATCATTCTTTTTACGGGAATCATGTTCGGTGACCTGAACCTTATCATGTGGAGTTATTTCGCCTTGTTTCTTTCTTCAAAATTCGTGGATATGGTTACCGAAGGACTTTCGCGCGTGAAAGCCGCCCACATCATCTGCAGCGACAATGAAGCGGCCGACAGAATAAAAGAACGCGTTTTTAATGAACTTGAACGGGGCGTTACCTATATATACGGAGAAGGGGGCTATACGGGACAGGAGAAAAAAATCCTATTCGTTTCCTTCAGTATCCGGCAGTCCGCGCAACTCAAATACATTATTCTTCAGGAAGATCCCGAAGCTTTCATCATTATGAATGAAGTTCACGATGTCATCGGCTCCGGTTTCAAAAGCCGCGGCATAAGTTTATAG
- a CDS encoding PilZ domain-containing protein, with the protein MKEHRRFNRADYHTKGYFIKNDQEIHFGIINISLNGILVDPDSIEDYTLHMVVPLIIQLSSSDIQIKTTARLVHQENHHFGFRFEEIDVESMIHLRRLVELNSDSADQIAKELHFLNKDDA; encoded by the coding sequence ATGAAAGAACACAGAAGGTTCAACAGAGCCGATTATCACACAAAGGGCTATTTCATAAAAAACGATCAGGAGATACATTTCGGGATTATCAACATATCTCTAAACGGTATCCTTGTTGATCCGGACAGCATTGAAGATTACACACTCCACATGGTTGTCCCTCTCATCATTCAGCTGTCATCCTCTGACATCCAGATAAAAACAACCGCCAGGCTGGTCCATCAGGAAAACCATCATTTCGGATTTCGATTTGAAGAGATTGATGTTGAAAGCATGATTCATTTGAGAAGGCTGGTCGAATTGAATTCCGACAGCGCCGATCAGATAGCGAAAGAATTGCATTTTCTCAATAAAGACGATGCGTAA
- a CDS encoding Crp/Fnr family transcriptional regulator has protein sequence MKLDLSMFERFAVTYNPGDIIFCEYEPGDSFYLIQSGKVKIVKIFGNIEKTLDILNPGEFFGEMALLEEAPRSATIIAVEPCKLLEFNKENFEILMKGNPQMAMKLLRLFTKRLYDQKRRFMILTLDDIDAKIMDVFLMLFEVGNYISEDVEASGKVVFNNSIDDIAHWAGISPDECQPVLNNFSIQRKIEIDNDRITVKNINEFRRQVDSKRRRQEAVEE, from the coding sequence ATGAAACTTGATCTTTCCATGTTCGAGCGCTTTGCCGTTACGTATAATCCCGGTGACATCATCTTCTGCGAGTATGAACCGGGAGACAGCTTTTATCTCATTCAATCGGGGAAAGTCAAAATAGTCAAAATCTTCGGTAATATTGAAAAAACCCTGGATATTCTCAATCCCGGTGAATTTTTCGGAGAGATGGCTCTACTGGAGGAAGCCCCTAGAAGCGCAACTATAATCGCTGTCGAGCCTTGCAAGCTTCTTGAATTCAACAAGGAGAACTTTGAAATCCTGATGAAGGGAAATCCCCAAATGGCAATGAAGCTGCTCCGGTTGTTTACCAAACGGCTTTATGATCAGAAAAGGCGTTTCATGATTCTCACTCTTGATGATATAGATGCGAAAATCATGGATGTGTTCCTTATGCTTTTCGAGGTGGGGAATTACATCTCGGAAGACGTAGAAGCTTCCGGAAAAGTCGTCTTTAACAATTCTATTGATGATATAGCGCACTGGGCGGGAATTTCACCTGACGAATGTCAGCCTGTTTTGAATAATTTCTCAATTCAGAGAAAGATAGAGATAGATAACGACAGGATAACCGTTAAAAATATCAATGAGTTCAGAAGACAGGTCGATTCGAAAAGAAGGCGTCAGGAAGCTGTAGAAGAATAA
- a CDS encoding cyclic nucleotide-binding domain-containing protein — MSPRAVNFRAGNVIYMKGFRNSYVYVLKSGVVSLNYQDIQTGQEDQDQIRTGELFGVKSALGGYTTDEQALALVDSTVLAFTVEEFEQVASNNTRIIMKMLKVYSTQLRRIHRQVQNLLSTGDNRNAEEGLYNVGIYYHNNQKYRQSVAAFKRYLIHYPRGKFLNDVKQKIDYGKSMYSEAPSSTDDDVSSGSGDIFSFSEAMEYYESGEFRKALQLFSKIQESRSPDAEESAMRIGICLFRLGRGSDASIRLTDFIKKNGQSQYVPEALYYIGECYKSNRDTEKAVSFYKKALSMSDPSQQIYILITETLQKLEGEGK; from the coding sequence GTGTCACCAAGAGCTGTTAATTTCCGTGCCGGTAATGTCATATACATGAAGGGGTTCAGAAACAGTTATGTTTATGTTCTGAAGTCCGGTGTTGTAAGCTTGAATTATCAGGATATTCAGACAGGCCAGGAAGATCAGGATCAGATACGTACAGGAGAGCTTTTCGGTGTTAAATCGGCCTTGGGCGGTTATACAACTGATGAACAGGCTCTCGCACTTGTCGATTCGACGGTTCTCGCCTTTACCGTTGAGGAATTCGAGCAGGTCGCATCCAATAATACGCGAATAATTATGAAGATGCTGAAGGTTTATTCAACCCAGCTCAGACGCATTCACAGGCAGGTTCAGAATCTCCTGTCAACCGGTGATAACAGAAATGCTGAAGAAGGTCTTTACAACGTTGGAATATATTATCATAACAATCAGAAATACCGGCAGTCGGTTGCGGCTTTCAAGCGCTATCTCATCCATTATCCCAGGGGAAAATTTCTCAATGATGTTAAGCAGAAGATAGATTACGGTAAGAGTATGTATTCGGAAGCGCCTTCCTCAACCGATGATGATGTCTCTTCCGGTTCCGGAGATATCTTTTCTTTTTCCGAAGCCATGGAATACTATGAATCGGGGGAATTCAGAAAAGCTCTTCAACTTTTCTCGAAAATACAGGAATCCCGGTCGCCGGACGCTGAGGAATCGGCTATGAGGATCGGCATTTGTCTTTTCCGTCTGGGAAGAGGAAGCGACGCTTCCATACGGCTCACGGATTTTATAAAAAAGAACGGACAGAGCCAGTACGTTCCTGAAGCCCTATACTATATCGGGGAATGCTACAAATCGAACAGGGATACGGAGAAGGCTGTCAGTTTTTACAAAAAAGCACTATCGATGAGCGACCCTTCCCAGCAGATTTACATACTGATTACCGAAACGTTACAGAAACTGGAAGGAGAGGGTAAATGA
- a CDS encoding PHP domain-containing protein, whose product MIDLHTHSTESDGTNTPSDLMDLARDKGITTIALTDHDTCAGLEEAANRAEEIGIRLIPGIELEISFKPGEFHLLGLNITKWKEEMVPALHGIMNRRLERNLKMVNLINSEGIDLTYEQVVEEAKGQVIGRPHFASLLVKKGLVKNTAKAFEKYLAVGRPFYIEKEALSLREGIDLIKRAGGHPVIAHPMSLFISWGKLPERLANWKEEGIEGIEVWHSGAKPRKSKRLELIADDLGLFKTGGSDYHGDNRKDRPLGLGTGGKAVPIDPAIPFL is encoded by the coding sequence ATGATAGATCTACACACTCATTCCACAGAATCGGATGGAACCAATACGCCTTCCGATCTGATGGACCTTGCGCGGGATAAGGGGATAACCACGATAGCTCTGACCGACCACGATACATGCGCCGGCCTGGAAGAAGCTGCCAACCGTGCAGAAGAGATAGGAATTCGCCTGATTCCGGGAATTGAGCTGGAAATAAGCTTCAAGCCCGGAGAATTCCATTTGCTTGGCCTCAATATCACGAAATGGAAAGAGGAAATGGTTCCGGCCCTCCATGGGATAATGAACCGAAGGCTCGAAAGGAACCTTAAAATGGTCAATCTGATAAACTCCGAAGGTATCGATCTCACTTACGAACAGGTTGTTGAAGAGGCGAAGGGACAGGTCATCGGACGCCCCCATTTCGCGTCCCTTCTTGTAAAAAAAGGGCTTGTCAAAAATACGGCCAAAGCCTTTGAAAAATATCTGGCTGTCGGAAGACCTTTTTATATTGAAAAAGAAGCTCTTTCCCTGAGAGAGGGTATAGACCTTATTAAAAGAGCAGGGGGACATCCTGTCATTGCCCACCCCATGTCGCTTTTTATTTCCTGGGGCAAATTACCGGAACGCCTGGCCAATTGGAAGGAAGAAGGTATCGAAGGAATTGAAGTCTGGCATTCCGGCGCCAAACCGAGAAAAAGCAAAAGACTGGAATTGATAGCCGATGATCTCGGACTTTTTAAAACCGGCGGCTCCGATTACCACGGAGATAACAGAAAAGACAGACCTCTTGGACTGGGAACAGGAGGAAAAGCGGTTCCTATTGATCCGGCCATACCTTTTTTGTGA
- a CDS encoding peptidoglycan DD-metalloendopeptidase family protein: MKKISFLFLIYMLPLALFANYPEIGRFHRSDIYYAQLQYEIGEYYKRSQAGRSSIPLNFYTYIVKEKDSVFSISSILNLSYDTIVSLNGLEHPDDLKAGDILLIPNSPGVFVSGLPETGLEEIIALRKETGRKIYITKSGRKTPYLFMAGSYLSGKERAFFLRTLFRKPLAVTVVTSAYGYRIHPVLGNRHFHTGIDYRAEEGTDVLASEDGVISGTGMLGNYGLYIIIDHEGGYQTVYSHLNRVNVKVHDRVLSGQVIAESGNTGISTGPHLHFEIRKEGIPVNPALFFPGEF, encoded by the coding sequence GTGAAAAAAATATCCTTTCTCTTTCTCATATATATGCTTCCTCTTGCGCTCTTCGCCAATTATCCGGAAATCGGGCGTTTTCACAGATCTGATATCTACTATGCTCAGCTTCAGTATGAAATCGGAGAATATTATAAAAGATCTCAAGCCGGTCGTTCTTCTATTCCTTTGAATTTCTATACGTACATCGTTAAAGAGAAGGATTCTGTATTTTCCATCAGCTCCATACTCAACCTGAGTTATGACACCATAGTTTCGCTTAACGGTCTCGAGCATCCGGACGACCTGAAGGCTGGAGACATTCTTCTCATTCCCAATAGTCCGGGCGTTTTCGTTTCGGGGTTGCCGGAAACAGGACTGGAGGAAATTATCGCTCTGCGAAAGGAAACGGGCAGGAAGATATATATAACAAAAAGCGGAAGGAAGACTCCCTACTTATTCATGGCGGGATCCTATCTTTCGGGTAAGGAAAGAGCTTTCTTCCTGCGGACATTATTCAGAAAACCTCTTGCTGTAACAGTTGTAACTTCAGCATACGGTTACCGCATTCATCCCGTACTGGGCAACAGGCACTTTCACACAGGTATTGATTACCGGGCCGAGGAAGGAACAGATGTGCTGGCATCGGAAGACGGAGTGATTTCGGGAACAGGAATGTTGGGAAATTACGGTTTATATATTATAATTGATCATGAAGGGGGATACCAAACGGTATATAGCCACCTTAATAGAGTTAATGTTAAAGTTCATGATAGGGTTCTGTCAGGACAGGTCATTGCCGAGTCGGGCAATACGGGAATTTCCACAGGCCCCCATTTACATTTTGAAATAAGGAAAGAAGGCATCCCGGTAAATCCCGCACTCTTCTTTCCCGGAGAATTTTGA